The Saccharomyces cerevisiae S288C chromosome VII, complete sequence genome includes a region encoding these proteins:
- the NAS6 gene encoding Nas6p (Evolutionarily conserved 19S regulatory particle assembly-chaperone; proteasome-interacting protein involved in the assembly of the base subcomplex of the 19S proteasomal regulatory particle (RP); ortholog of human oncoprotein gankyrin, also known as p28, which interacts with the Rb tumor suppressor and CDK4/6) encodes MSNYPLHQACMENEFFKVQELLHSKPSLLLQKDQDGRIPLHWSVSFQAHEITSFLLSKMENVNLDDYPDDSGWTPFHIACSVGNLEVVKSLYDRPLKPDLNKITNQGVTCLHLAVGKKWFEVSQFLIENGASVRIKDKFNQIPLHRAASVGSLKLIELLCGLGKSAVNWQDKQGWTPLFHALAEGHGDAAVLLVEKYGAEYDLVDNKGAKAEDVALNEQVKKFFLNNV; translated from the coding sequence ATGTCTAATTATCCTTTGCATCAAGCCTGCATGGAAAATGAGTTTTTCAAGGTACAAGAGCTGCTACACTCCAAACCTTCCTTGTTGCTACAGAAGGACCAGGATGGCAGAATCCCTTTACACTGGTCAGTTTCTTTCCAAGCACATGAAATTACCAGTTTTTTGCTTTCtaaaatggaaaatgttAACTTAGATGATTATCCAGATGATTCTGGATGGACACCTTTCCATATTGCTTGTTCAGTGGGGAATTTGGAGGTGGTAAAGTCTCTTTACGACAGACCTCTAAAGCCTGATCTAAATAAGATAACCAATCAAGGAGTTACATGCTTGCACTTGGCAGTTGGTAAGAAATGGTTTGAAGTATCCCAATTTTTAATTGAAAATGGTGCGTCCGTAAGAATTAAAGATAAATTTAATCAAATTCCATTGCATAGAGCTGCGTCGGTGGgttctttgaaattaatTGAACTATTATGCGGTTTGGGCAAAAGCGCTGTAAATTGGCAGGATAAGCAGGGTTGGACCCCACTATTTCATGCTTTGGCTGAAGGGCACGGTGACGCAGCTGTATTGTTGGTGGAAAAGTATGGTGCAGAATATGATCTTGTAGATAATAAAGGCGCTAAGGCAGAAGATGTTGCCCTTAATGAACAGGttaaaaagtttttccTAAATAATGTATAA